The stretch of DNA TTTTTCAATCTTAGTATTATTTACTCCATTAGTAAATGTAGCTTTTGTTAAGTCACCATCAGTTAAAGTAATAGATGATGTACCATCGACTACTACCTTGTCTCCTAATGCAGGGTCAATAGTGTAAGTAAACTTATCACCATTTAAAGAAGCATCTGCTGCACCAGAAAGTGCTGCAACTGGAGCTACACCGTTAGTCTTGAATGTACCCGCAATTACTTTAAGAGGTGTAGTAGCACCAGCTAATCCAGCAGCGTAATCAGGAGCAATTTCATTTACACTAGCTGCTTGACGCACAGAAAAATCTACGCCAGCAACAATTGTTGGATCAACAGGAACAGTTACTTCCCATTTATTATTTGAATTTACTTTTGTTTGTGCAACAGGACGTAATTTAGTTACATCATAAATTGAAATTGTTTTTCCAGCTTCACCAGAACCAGAGAATGTAATAGTATTACCTGCCACACGGAAAGCAGTTGTATTTTCTTCAAGCTCTTGGTCCAATTCAAACTCAGCTGTTGCAACAAGATCTAAAGCTAATTTTAACACAGAGCTACTGTCTTTAGCATATTGTCCAGTTACAACGTCACCTTTAGATAATTTTGCTTTTAAAGCATCTAAAGTAATTACTGTATTATTAGTATCTTGATAGATATTACCGCTTGATTTTAGTAAATACTTATGTCCAGTATTAGCAACAAAGTAATTATTTGCAGCATCTACATACTCAACCTTACCAGTAGTAGCAGTTAAATCCTCAACATCATCTAACTTATAGAAATTAAGTTTTCCAGATTCTTTAGTTTCAACTACAGTACCAGTAGCACCAGTTAATTGTTCAAACTTAACTTTTTTGCCAGTAGCAGGAGTATCTACGTCATCTGCAGTAACAACTACAACGATTTGTCCATCTACTGGTGATACTTGTTCAGTCGTACCTGAAGCAATTGCTTTAGTGGCTCCATTAACACTAGTTACTTTGTAACCAGCTGGAACTGTAACATCAACTGGGTTGTTATTTGCTGTGCCTTGCTTAGTTTTGAAAGTCGCTACTAAAGCAATGCCTTGTGTAGTTTCAGCATGTACTTCTGCTTGGTCAATTGAAACATTACCAGCAGGATCTACAGGAGTAACAAACTGAGCTGTTGTTCCTTTGTATGTTACTGTATATGTTTTTCCAGCAGCTTGTTTAGTAGTTGTTAATGTAACAGTCTTTTTATCAGCACCTAATACTGCACTTGTTGCAACTAAACCGTTGTCAAAAGTAAATTCAGATGCAGCTACTGCTACTACTGGTTTATTTAATGAAACAACAACTGAAGTGTCATTTACACGTGAAACAGAAGTAACACCTAATGGTAAAGAAGTTAACACATCATCAACTGATTTTTGTAAAGAAGTTTCCCATTTAAGAACATTAGCATCAAGAATAGCTTGAGCTTCTGCAATCTTTTTACCTGCTTCTGCAGTTTTACCAGCTTTCACATCAGCTGCAGCGCCTTTAGCAAGCATGTTAACAGTTACGTCATTTTTCAATTCAGCAACTAATTTTTCAAGAGCTGGTTTTACTGCGTTACGGATACCGTCACGAGTAGATTGACCATATACGCGGTCTAATAATGCAGATTGCTTACGGTACTCAGCAGTTGCTTTGTGGTAAGCAGTTTCTACTTTTTCAATATCATCAGATTTAACTGCAGCATTTAAGTTAGCAGTTAATTCTTTAATCTTTTCGCTTGAAGTGATTGCATCAATGTAAGCTTGTGCACGTTTCACTTGGATTTTTGGATCAGTTAAACGAGCTTCGTACTTAAGTTTGTCAGAAGCACTAGCACCTTTAAGAGCTTTATCAGCAGCGTCAATTGCTTTCTTAGCTGCATTGTACTGAGCGTAAGGACGTGTTACATAATCAGCAGAACCCTCAACTGAGATAGCCCACTTAAGAACTGTACCTGCGTTTTGTGCATCTTGAACGATTTGATCAAGGTTTACCGCTGCATCAGCTTTGTTCACTGGTGCTGCAGCAACGAATGCTGAAGCTGCTACTGCTGTAGAAGCTGCGATTTTAATAGCTTTCTTTTTCATAAACTTGTATTCTCCCTTCATGCTATGTAGTGCATTTTTATTTGTTAGCAATGAATAAACCAATGGTTGTGTTTTCCTCTATATCCACCGCTTACCTAACTAGTAAAAAAGTATACCAAACTATTAACTTTTATGCAATAGTTACCAATGTATAATTTTTTTGGCAAGTGGACATAGGTTTTCCAACTTTGGTTTATATATCATATCATAATATAAAGCTTGCTAAATTTCTACAATTTTTATCATATTTTTATTAATTTTGTAATATATTTACTATTTTATAGAAAAGCGTAAACCCCTTAGAAACCTCCCTTGTGGAGCTGACAATTCTCTAACTCTAGAAAGCATATGATAATTGTATTGAAATGCACACTTTTTCATTCTATTCAGAAGTTTCGTAAAGATGCATGCCGAAATAAAAAATTGGCTATATTAGAAAATTTTACATGTATTTTTTTGATTTTTTTGGTACACTATGGTTAAGAAGGTTTTCTCCCAAATGGATGCTTTCTTTAACTTGTATAGTACACATGTACTAACCTTCGCTTCAGCGTTCAGGAAGGGTCGCCAATTTTGGCGGCTTTTTCCTTTTTTTATGGAGAAATGTCGAATTTCGTAGTATATTAAGACTAGAGCGTCATTATATACGAAGGTGGTTAGTTACCAAATGAGAAAAGTAAAGATATTGGGAGTTGTTTTCCTTTTGCTCCTTTCGATACTCGTTCCTGCAATCAATCATCCAGTACAGGCATCAAATTATCCGAAAATCGAAAAGACGATCCCTGCAGCCGGTGATCAACATGTGCCGATTGACACTGATATCCGCATTCAATTTAATAGCAATATCCTAAAAATATCTGCGAATTATATTAAACTATTTGTCAAAACAAATGGAACCTATACCGATCTGCCGATTAAAACCATTCGTAAGGATCGAAATGTATTAAACATTATTCCTGAGCAATCCCTTGAATTTAACAAGGATTATCTCGTTCAGATTAATGGACCTGCGATTGATTTAGAGAACGGCACTTATAGCCAGTCTCTTTCATACGAATTCTCAACAAACTATATTGATTTTTATGAGCTAATGGTTATTAACGAGCTGCGCCTAGAAAATTTACTTACACAATATACGCCGAGGGAAATTAAAGCCTTCGCTCCAAAGAGATATATAAATGAAATAAATGTTACTCATAAAAAACCTGGTGCCTTTAAAGAAGACCAAACATCGATAA from Cytobacillus dafuensis encodes:
- a CDS encoding Ig-like domain-containing protein codes for the protein MRKVKILGVVFLLLLSILVPAINHPVQASNYPKIEKTIPAAGDQHVPIDTDIRIQFNSNILKISANYIKLFVKTNGTYTDLPIKTIRKDRNVLNIIPEQSLEFNKDYLVQINGPAIDLENGTYSQSLSYEFSTNYIDFYELMVINELRLENLLTQYTPREIKAFAPKRYINEINVTHKKPGAFKEDQTSISGITNIDITTKSEDVKNVHVEILKNGKLLQKGYAHPLNDEKGQKNTLKFDIGFSKMPDFFDVHVTALDSSQKIIDSKILKFATEEGKIMNTYKESFKYKTEGKGYTLHELLSKESLFSDFLAESSLTDIKVQVEDK